The Rhodospirillaceae bacterium genome includes a window with the following:
- a CDS encoding cytidylate kinase, with protein sequence MSPVIAVDGPAAAGKGTLARRLAEALDFAHLDTGLLYRAIGLALLDGGQDPSDEVAAVAAAEKMAEYDLGNPDLRQERVAAAATKLAVFQAVRGHLLRFQRDFAARPPGGKKGAVVEGRDIGTVVLPGAPCKLFLTASLEARAERRLKELRERGTESIGISRILKEMRERDARDQNRAVAPLCPAEGAVIIDTTELDADAAFKAAMEIIRSLRSLIGQGLIDKK encoded by the coding sequence GTGTCACCTGTCATCGCCGTTGATGGGCCGGCAGCGGCAGGAAAAGGCACCCTGGCCCGCCGCCTGGCCGAGGCGCTGGATTTTGCCCATCTCGATACCGGCCTCCTTTATCGGGCAATCGGTCTGGCGTTGCTTGATGGCGGCCAAGACCCTTCCGATGAGGTGGCAGCCGTCGCTGCTGCTGAAAAAATGGCGGAATATGACCTTGGAAATCCGGATTTGCGGCAGGAGCGCGTCGCGGCGGCGGCGACAAAATTGGCTGTATTCCAAGCAGTTCGAGGGCATTTGTTGCGGTTTCAGCGCGATTTTGCCGCCCGGCCGCCAGGGGGCAAAAAAGGGGCCGTCGTCGAAGGTCGGGATATTGGCACCGTCGTTCTCCCCGGGGCACCCTGTAAGCTTTTTCTTACGGCCAGTCTGGAAGCGCGGGCGGAGCGGCGGCTTAAGGAGTTGCGGGAACGGGGCACGGAGAGTATAGGTATCAGCCGGATTTTGAAGGAAATGCGCGAGCGCGATGCGCGCGACCAAAATCGGGCTGTTGCGCCGCTTTGCCCTGCGGAAGGCGCGGTGATTATTGATACGACCGAGCTTGATGCGGATGCTGCCTTCAAAGCAGCGATGGAAATCATTCGATCGCTGCGGTCATTGATTGGCCAAGGTCTGATCGATAAGAAGTAA
- a CDS encoding 30S ribosomal protein S1, with translation MPGRGVPLRSRRRSYVLESSIAGDQLPVTGESFAALLDESLGMGKSLEGSVVKGTILGIDNDLVLIDVGLKAEGYVALKEFAEAGQTPEIKTGDVVDVYLVRMENKNGEAILSREKARREESWNVLEEAFKESRHVSGVMFGRVKGGFTVDLSGAVAFLPGSQVDLRPIRDVNHLMGTPQIFQILKMDRRRSNIVVSRRAVLEESRASARSELIATLQEGQVREGVVKNITDYGAFVDLGGVDGLLHVTDIAWRRINHPSDVLNIGETVKVKVIRFNSETQRISLGMKQLEADPWDGIESKYQVSGVFTGRVTNITDYGAFVELEPGVEGLVHVSEMSWTKKNVHPGKIISTSQEVEVKVLDVDRERRRISLGLKQCMQNPWEAFCETHKAGAIVEGEIKNVTEFGVFIGLTEDLDGMVHLSDLDWVRPGEEVLAEFNKGDMVKAKVLEVDVEKGRVSLGLKQLTEDPYHGEGPSEFKKGSRVTCTVVTVQERGIDVQVADQFTAFIRRGDLSRDRSEQRPDRFAAGDKVDALVTAFDAKSRKLGLSIKALEVREEKKAMAQYGSSDSGASLGDILGAALHKKSAEKAANKTEDASAEDASAEDTDAEDASAEDTDAEDASAEEKDA, from the coding sequence ATGCCTGGTCGAGGCGTACCGTTACGAAGTAGGAGAAGAAGTTACGTGCTGGAAAGTTCTATAGCTGGGGATCAGCTTCCCGTTACGGGAGAAAGCTTTGCCGCCCTTCTAGACGAATCGTTGGGCATGGGGAAAAGCCTTGAGGGGAGTGTCGTTAAAGGCACAATCCTGGGCATCGACAATGACCTTGTGCTGATTGATGTCGGGTTGAAGGCGGAAGGCTATGTTGCTCTGAAAGAGTTTGCCGAGGCAGGGCAGACGCCTGAGATCAAGACCGGCGATGTCGTCGATGTTTACCTTGTTCGCATGGAAAACAAGAACGGCGAGGCAATTCTCAGCCGTGAAAAGGCGCGTCGCGAGGAATCGTGGAACGTTCTTGAAGAGGCTTTCAAGGAGAGCCGTCACGTGTCGGGTGTAATGTTCGGTCGCGTGAAAGGCGGCTTTACGGTGGACCTGTCCGGTGCCGTGGCCTTCCTGCCGGGAAGCCAGGTGGACCTTCGCCCCATTCGCGATGTCAACCACCTTATGGGCACGCCGCAGATATTCCAGATTCTAAAAATGGATCGCCGCCGCAGCAACATCGTTGTTTCGCGCCGCGCCGTGCTTGAAGAATCCCGCGCCTCGGCGCGTTCCGAACTTATTGCCACCCTTCAGGAAGGCCAGGTTCGCGAGGGCGTGGTCAAGAACATCACCGATTACGGTGCGTTCGTCGATTTGGGCGGCGTGGATGGCTTGCTGCATGTGACGGACATCGCCTGGCGGCGGATAAACCACCCTTCCGACGTGCTGAACATCGGCGAAACTGTGAAGGTAAAGGTCATTCGTTTCAACTCGGAAACCCAGCGCATCAGCCTGGGCATGAAGCAGCTTGAGGCGGATCCATGGGATGGCATCGAGTCGAAATATCAGGTCAGTGGCGTCTTCACCGGCCGGGTCACGAACATCACCGACTACGGCGCGTTCGTCGAGTTGGAGCCCGGCGTGGAAGGCCTTGTGCATGTTTCCGAAATGAGCTGGACGAAAAAGAACGTCCACCCCGGCAAGATCATCTCGACCAGCCAGGAAGTCGAAGTCAAGGTGCTGGACGTTGATCGCGAACGCCGGCGCATCAGTCTCGGTCTCAAGCAATGCATGCAAAACCCATGGGAAGCGTTTTGCGAGACCCATAAGGCAGGTGCCATCGTTGAAGGCGAAATCAAGAACGTCACCGAATTTGGCGTGTTCATCGGCCTGACCGAAGACCTCGACGGCATGGTGCATCTTTCGGACCTGGATTGGGTCCGGCCGGGCGAAGAGGTTCTGGCCGAGTTCAACAAGGGGGACATGGTCAAGGCGAAGGTGCTGGAAGTTGATGTCGAGAAGGGGCGTGTCAGCCTCGGTCTCAAGCAGCTTACCGAAGACCCCTATCACGGCGAAGGCCCCAGTGAATTTAAGAAGGGCAGCCGCGTCACCTGTACGGTGGTTACCGTTCAGGAACGCGGCATCGACGTTCAGGTCGCCGATCAGTTCACGGCCTTCATTCGCAGGGGGGATCTATCGCGCGATCGTAGCGAACAACGGCCCGACCGTTTCGCAGCCGGCGACAAGGTGGATGCGCTGGTAACGGCTTTCGATGCGAAAAGCCGGAAGCTTGGTCTTTCGATCAAGGCGCTTGAAGTTCGGGAAGAAAAGAAGGCAATGGCGCAATACGGCTCCTCCGACAGCGGTGCAAGCCTGGGCGATATCCTGGGCGCGGCGCTTCACAAGAAGTCCGCCGAGAAGGCCGCGAATAAAACCGAGGACGCCAGCGCCGAGGACGCCAGCGCTGAGGATACAGATGCCGAGGACGCCAGCGCTG